A stretch of Cicer arietinum cultivar CDC Frontier isolate Library 1 chromosome 5, Cicar.CDCFrontier_v2.0, whole genome shotgun sequence DNA encodes these proteins:
- the LOC101513284 gene encoding tRNA (guanine(26)-N(2))-dimethyltransferase, which produces MLLTLAFSPHFPQNRFRCRCCNSVPGNGFQTERGLEFDTGGAFFRQESATGRDLGVLAASLQKKKNGSLRVLDALCGCGIRSLRYLKEAEADFVAANDGNDSYGSIIVGNLSRVSVKEEKRWVVTHLEANRVMTDYYIQKSFFDFIDVDSFGSDSSFLRSAINTLRFGGLLYVTSTDGFSSGGHRPHHSLAAYGAYVRPMPYSNEVGLRMLIGGVAREAALLGYHITPLFSYYAYHGPVFRVLLRLNRGKIHDSRHYGFIGCCHQCGNSHEFSWDQLGQMSCSCSVSKVSNSLKVSGPLWTGPLHDAAYLMDMLDLAKQWGWIGCDGKDSLEKLIKLMVDESDPRLPFGYIKLDEMASRAKINTPPLKTLMSAMHEKGYAASRSHITTNAIKTNCPMTEFIEIAKELQQVSVS; this is translated from the exons ATGTTATTGACTCTTGCCTTTTCTCCGCATTTTCCTCAAAACCGCTTTCGGTGTCGGTGTTGTAATTCCGTTCCCGGAAATGGTTTTCAAACTGAACGTGGTTTGGAATTCGATACCGGCGGCGCATTTTTCCGGCAAGAAAGCGCTACCGGAAGAGACCTCGGCGTACTTGCCGCTTCTCTGCAGAAGAAGAAAAACGGAAGCTTACGTGTTCTCGATGCTCTTTGTGGCTGCGGAATTCGGTCGTTGCGGTACTTGAAGGAAGCTGAAGCAGATTTTGTTGCTGCTAATGATGGAAATGATAGCTATGGAAGTATTATTGTGGGGAATTTGTCTAGGGTTTCAGTGAAAGAGGAGAAAAGATGGGTTGTTACTCATTTAGAAGCTAATAGAGTTATGACTGATTATTATATTCAAAAGagtttctttgattttattgaTGTTGATTCTTTTGGGAGTGATTCTTCTTTTTTGAGGTCTGCTATTAATACTTTGAGATTTGGTGGTTTGCTCTATGTTACTTCAACTGATGGCTTCTCTTCTGGTGGCCACCGTCCTCATCA TTCTTTAGCTGCTTATGGAGCCTATGTGCGCCCTATGCCATATTCCAATGAGGTTGGTTTGAGAATGCTTATAGGTGGGGTTGCAAGGGAGGCTGCTCTCTTGGGGTACCATATAACTCCCTTGTTTTCTTACTATGCTTATCATGGACCTGTTTTCCGGGTCTTGCTCAGATTGAACCGCGGGAAGATTCATGATAGTAG GCATTATGGTTTTATTGGGTGCTGCCACCAGTGTGGAAATTCCCATGAATTTTCTTGGGACCAACTTGGTCAGATGAGTTGCTCCTGCAGTGTGTCTAAG GTTTCAAACTCCCTCAAGGTATCAGGACCTCTTTGGACAGGGCCTCTTCATGATGCAGCATATCTTATGGACATGTTAGATCTGGCCAAGCAGTGGGGATGGATTGGCTGTGATGGTAAAGACAGTCTTGAAAAGCTTATAAAACTGATGGTGGATGAAAGTGACCCCAGGTTGCCATTTGGGTATATCAAGTTGGATGAG ATGGCAAGCCGTGCAAAAATCAATACTCCACCTCTGAAGACCTTGATGAGTGCCATGCATGAG